The Bacteroidota bacterium genome includes the window ATTGCCAGTAATTTCATGCTAAAACAATTTATTGAACCACAGTTATATTCCTTTAATAAAAGTAGATATTATTGTCACATAGTGAACACAAAAGAGGCAAATCCAAAAAAAAGGGGAAGGTAAGTTTAACAAAATATAAATTGGTGCTGGCAAAGGATTCAAAGCCTTTAAAATTGAAATCTTGAATAAAGTGAACAATGGTAATTTATATTTTGTTTCTCTTGTGCGCGTTGCTTAAGGTTAATGAAATGAATGAAGCGCGAAGAGGAATGAATGAACTTACCGAAGCAGTCTAGTATACAATGCCTATGCCATCCAAATCTTTTTTCATGTCGAAATCTCTATGTTTTAATGAGAAGGTTCCAGGCTCTCTATACATTTGGAAAAGCTTGCAAGTAGAATCAAACTTGGGATTCAGCAAGATTCCAATTGTTCGTTTATCAATAGAGGACATTTTAAGGCCAAAGTAGACAGCAGATATTTTTCCTGGAGCATGGCTTATGTGTGATTTTGTATTTACAATTCGATACTCTTTCTCATAACACCAATCATTATGCTTTATAAACGATGTCTTTTGAATTTTATCAATGAGGCTTTTTTGTTCCTCCTTCGTCTTTAAAGATTTGTAAAGCTTTAAAAACTCTTTTTCATCATGAGGAATTTGTGAAATAATGTCTTCAATTTCTGATGTACTCATATATTGAACCTTTCTTGCATTCCTGATAATTCCTAATTTTTCATTAGGAGCGTCATTTGGGAAAATACCCCTTATTTTGAGTGATTGAATTTCTTTATCGGTAAAATCTGAGTATTCAACACAAAATCCTTTATGACAGTTAGAATAATGTGACCACATTAAAATATTATCATTCAGCCCTGACATGCAGAAAAATTTTTCCTGTTCAAAGCTCGCCTTTTGGAGAAGTTGAATGTCTAATATCTTGGTATCAAAG containing:
- a CDS encoding DUF2971 domain-containing protein is translated as MKIEKLYKYYSLNSYSISSVVNHFVYYSSANDFNDPFDTKILDIQLLQKASFEQEKFFCMSGLNDNILMWSHYSNCHKGFCVEYSDFTDKEIQSLKIRGIFPNDAPNEKLGIIRNARKVQYMSTSEIEDIISQIPHDEKEFLKLYKSLKTKEEQKSLIDKIQKTSFIKHNDWCYEKEYRIVNTKSHISHAPGKISAVYFGLKMSSIDKRTIGILLNPKFDSTCKLFQMYREPGTFSLKHRDFDMKKDLDGIGIVY